Genomic window (Mycolicibacterium smegmatis):
TGATCCAGACGTTGCAGGCACTCGCCTCCGGCGGATCGTTCAGCGGAAAGGCGCCCTACATCCAGGGCGGCATCGGGCGTGTCGAGAGCATCGCCGCCGACCGCGCGTACAACCGTGCCGCGGCCGACGGCAAGTTCCCGCTGACGTTCACCGTGAACAACGTCGACCAGCAGGGCCCGGTGGCCTACGCCGACGTGACGGCGACGGCCGCGACCGGTGGCACCGCCACCCAGAACATCCAGTTCGTGGCGGGCCCCAGCCCGACCGGTTGGCAGATCTCGAAGGGATCGGCCCTGTCGCTGCTGTCGTCTGTCGGCTGAGGCGGTCGTTGAACCGGAACCGAATCGCAGTCCTGAGTGCCGCCACGGTCACCGTGGCGGCACTCGGGCTATCGGGATGCGGTGGCGACGACCGGCAGGCCGACAAGCCCGTCACGGTGCCGTCGACGTCGGCGGTCGTGACCACGCCCGCTCCGCCGCCCGCGCACCCACTGCCGGCCCCGGAGGCGCTCACCGGGGTGCTGTACCGCCTGGCCGACGTCAACGTGCCCGGCGCCGAGAAGGTCGGGCTGGTCGAGCAGGCCACCCCGGACGACGCCGAGGCCCTCGACAAGTTCGGGCGGGCGTTGGCCGACAACGGCTTCACGCCGCTGAATTTCGAAGCCACCGACCTGGCGTGGTCGGAGAACGACTCCGGCAACGTCATCGCGACCATCCACGTGACCGCCGGCGAGGGCGATGCGCCCGGGCAGTTCACATTCCCGATGGAGTTCACGCCGAAGGGCCCCGACTGGCAGTTGACGCGCAATACCGCCGACATGCTGCTGGAGATGGGTGCCGCGGCCGGTGGCGGGCAGTCTGAGCCGGCAACGACGCCGACGCCGACGCCCTGAAGCCCATGTGGATCGGGTGGCTGGAGTGCGATGTGCTGCTCGGTGATGTGCGCTCGCTCAAGCAGAAGCGCTCGCTGATCCGGCCGGTGATCGCCGAGCTGCGACGCAAACTCGCCGTGTCGGCGGCCGAGACCGGCATGCAGGATCTGCTCCGTCGTTCCAACATCGGGGTCGCGGTCGTGTCGGCCGACCACTCACACGTCGTGGATCTGCTCGACGCGGCCGAACGCATGGTGGCCGCGCACCCCGAGCTCGAGTTGTTGTCGACGCGGCGCGGTCTGCACCGCAG
Coding sequences:
- a CDS encoding DUF503 domain-containing protein; the protein is MWIGWLECDVLLGDVRSLKQKRSLIRPVIAELRRKLAVSAAETGMQDLLRRSNIGVAVVSADHSHVVDLLDAAERMVAAHPELELLSTRRGLHRSDD